The Penaeus vannamei isolate JL-2024 chromosome 39, ASM4276789v1, whole genome shotgun sequence genome window below encodes:
- the LOC113811235 gene encoding ubiquitin-like protein 4A: MKVTVKILQGSECNLEVSGTTRIRDLKDKVEIILNVSPSAQRLVFRGKTLTDETSLEEAGITDGAKIHLMVKKGELSSPSLGASSSNSVSSNPTVDFFAQLDTFLRKHLTQEQTTQVVNEFRKNCQLMMDSMNFDDIERFAASNFTEF; encoded by the exons ATGAAAGTGACGGTGAAAATATTACAAGGGAGTGAGTGTAATCTAGAG GTATCTGGAACTACTAGAATTCGTGATCTAAAGGATAAAGTTGAAATAATCCTTAATGTATCACCAAGTGCGCAGAGACTCGTATTTAGAGGGAAAACACTGACAG ACGAGACCTCCCTAGAAGAGGCAGGCATAACTGATGGAGCGAAGATTCACCTCATGGTCAAAAAGGGAGAATTATCATCTCCGTCCCTAGGTGCAAGCTCTTCGAATAGTGTATCATCAAATCCCACTGTTGATTTCTTCGCACAGTTAGACACCTTTCTTCGGAAACATTTAACTCAAGAACAGACCACGCAGGTTGTCAATGAGTTCAGAAAG aATTGCCAGTTAATGATGGACAGTATGAACTTCGACGACATTGAAAGATTCGCAGCAAGTAACTTCACAGAATTTTAA
- the LOC113811234 gene encoding protein BANP isoform X1 — protein MSGEQGEEGIERLDKGVFIMGEESEDDYGEAASLPPVKRIRVTQMDLLNHLLNEVMEIRTCMNTRLTSLETKVSVLVQTCNRIATKLDAVERNIGKQPEQSIPVEIPAEMSNAPILVQDADTSNHMNVISLNSEEDFPHGSWLGDPTHPTLRVRCPITPQNLLHINSTCITAEKMALTLLDYLFTKEELASSNLSGRSRWNKRQLDPLMIFGIRCHLQYKFNISNKLWHKICQNMDSKCRSAWKRRMRGMVTQPRNNRIGHTSSARKDPGVTEDISFDFDSLQNSNLDLSDVKVIAQSPTCELQILNATPEQIAQLQDTQEIILSEEQILAQSEGEKGVLISNSSSVSMSTEVMSAEELDPLSNQASSLAVMDDTHHRITLKTEPELAILDQHGILARDSETDD, from the exons ATGTCAGGAGAACAAGGTGAAGAGGGAATTGAAAG ACTGGACAAAGGAGTTTTTATCATGGGTGAGGAGAGCGAAGACGACTATGGGGAAGCAGCATCTTTACCCCCTGTGAAGAGGATTCGAGTGACACAGATGGATCTCCTGAACCATTTGTTGaatgag GTAATGGAAATCAGAACATGTATGAACACGCGCCTTACATCATTGGAGACCAAAGTTTCAGTCTTGGTTCAGACTTGCAATAGAATTGCAACCAAGCTAGATGCAGTGGAACGGAATATTGGAAAGCAACCGGAACAATCCAT ACCAGTAGAAATCCCAGCTGAGATGTCCAATGCACCAATTTTAGTTCAGGATGCCGACACAAGTAACCATATGAATGTCATATCCCTCAACTCTGAAGAGGACTTCCCACACGGGTCATGGCTGGGTGACCCTACACATCCCACATTACGCGTGCGGTGTCCCATTACGCCACA AAATCTATTGCACATCAACTCCACCTGCATCACAGCTGAGAAAATGGCTCTGACACTTTTGGACTATCTATTCACGAAGGAAGAATTGGCCTCTTCAAATTTATCTGGAAGAA GTAGGTGGAACAAAAGACAGTTAGATCCCCTCATGATCTTTGGCATACGCTGTCACCTTCAGTACAAATTCAACATCTCCAACAAGTTATGGCACAAGATCTGTCAGAACATGGACTCCAAATGCCGCTCTGCCTGGAAGCGGCGAATGAGAGGCATGGTGACACAGCCAAGAAATAATAGA ATTGGTCACACATCGTCAGCGAGGAAGGATCCAGGGGTGACGGAAGATATTTCCTTTGACTTTGACTCCCTCCAGAACTCAAATCTTGATCTTAGTGATGTCAAG gTAATTGCACAGTCCCCTACATGTGAATTGCAAATACTGAATGCCACTCCAGAGCAGATAGCACAACTTCAGGACACACAGGAAATAATACTTTCTGAAGAACAAATCCTTGCCCAGTCAGAG GGTGAAAAAGGTGTTCTTATCAGCAACTCTTCATCAGTGTCCATGAGTACCGAAGTCATGAGCGCAGAGGAACTCGACCCGCTATCAAATCAGGCCTCTTCTTTAGCTGTAATGGATGACACACATCACCGCATCACCCTCAAAACAGAGCCAGAACTAGCCATTTTGGATCAGCATGGCATACTGGCAAGGGACTCGGAAACGGATGACTGA
- the LOC113811234 gene encoding protein BANP isoform X2 — MGEESEDDYGEAASLPPVKRIRVTQMDLLNHLLNEVMEIRTCMNTRLTSLETKVSVLVQTCNRIATKLDAVERNIGKQPEQSIPVEIPAEMSNAPILVQDADTSNHMNVISLNSEEDFPHGSWLGDPTHPTLRVRCPITPQNLLHINSTCITAEKMALTLLDYLFTKEELASSNLSGRSRWNKRQLDPLMIFGIRCHLQYKFNISNKLWHKICQNMDSKCRSAWKRRMRGMVTQPRNNRIGHTSSARKDPGVTEDISFDFDSLQNSNLDLSDVKVIAQSPTCELQILNATPEQIAQLQDTQEIILSEEQILAQSEGEKGVLISNSSSVSMSTEVMSAEELDPLSNQASSLAVMDDTHHRITLKTEPELAILDQHGILARDSETDD, encoded by the exons ATGGGTGAGGAGAGCGAAGACGACTATGGGGAAGCAGCATCTTTACCCCCTGTGAAGAGGATTCGAGTGACACAGATGGATCTCCTGAACCATTTGTTGaatgag GTAATGGAAATCAGAACATGTATGAACACGCGCCTTACATCATTGGAGACCAAAGTTTCAGTCTTGGTTCAGACTTGCAATAGAATTGCAACCAAGCTAGATGCAGTGGAACGGAATATTGGAAAGCAACCGGAACAATCCAT ACCAGTAGAAATCCCAGCTGAGATGTCCAATGCACCAATTTTAGTTCAGGATGCCGACACAAGTAACCATATGAATGTCATATCCCTCAACTCTGAAGAGGACTTCCCACACGGGTCATGGCTGGGTGACCCTACACATCCCACATTACGCGTGCGGTGTCCCATTACGCCACA AAATCTATTGCACATCAACTCCACCTGCATCACAGCTGAGAAAATGGCTCTGACACTTTTGGACTATCTATTCACGAAGGAAGAATTGGCCTCTTCAAATTTATCTGGAAGAA GTAGGTGGAACAAAAGACAGTTAGATCCCCTCATGATCTTTGGCATACGCTGTCACCTTCAGTACAAATTCAACATCTCCAACAAGTTATGGCACAAGATCTGTCAGAACATGGACTCCAAATGCCGCTCTGCCTGGAAGCGGCGAATGAGAGGCATGGTGACACAGCCAAGAAATAATAGA ATTGGTCACACATCGTCAGCGAGGAAGGATCCAGGGGTGACGGAAGATATTTCCTTTGACTTTGACTCCCTCCAGAACTCAAATCTTGATCTTAGTGATGTCAAG gTAATTGCACAGTCCCCTACATGTGAATTGCAAATACTGAATGCCACTCCAGAGCAGATAGCACAACTTCAGGACACACAGGAAATAATACTTTCTGAAGAACAAATCCTTGCCCAGTCAGAG GGTGAAAAAGGTGTTCTTATCAGCAACTCTTCATCAGTGTCCATGAGTACCGAAGTCATGAGCGCAGAGGAACTCGACCCGCTATCAAATCAGGCCTCTTCTTTAGCTGTAATGGATGACACACATCACCGCATCACCCTCAAAACAGAGCCAGAACTAGCCATTTTGGATCAGCATGGCATACTGGCAAGGGACTCGGAAACGGATGACTGA
- the LOC113811237 gene encoding arginase, hepatic isoform X2, with product MGVKDGPSVIKDTGFLDDLRNLGVDVTDFGSVTLPHPEDNEAGPSGERWHKTVLEYNRLLASSVTQALRETDLCLTVGGDHSIAIGTVNGHSQVNPDHQVVVLWVDAHADVNLGKTSPSGNMHGMPVSFHLRELAEQVNRLPDQWPKPCISAQHISYIGLRDLDPGEVRMIKDMGIQAFWASDVERLGLPAVLSMCMEHLQPSEKRPLHISFDIDALDPMEAPSTGTPVRGGLTLREGLTIAETARATGHLRAFDMVEVNPDLGNQNDANLTSQAARLVILSALAGYRGA from the exons ATGGGTGTTAAGGATGGCCCGTCCGTGATCAAGGACACCGGGTTCCTAGACGACTTGCGAAATCTAG gAGTGGACGTGACCGACTTCGGGTCCGTGACGCTCCCGCACCCGGAGGACAACGAGGCGGGTCCCTCCGGCGAGCGCTGGCACAAAACGGTCTTGGAGTACAACCGCCTGCTGGCCAGTTCGGTCACCCAGGCCCTGAGGGAGACCGACCTGTGCCTGACCGTTGGGGGAGACCACTCGATAGCCATTGGAACCGTTAACGGCCATAGTCAGGTTAACCCGGACCACCAG GTAGTCGTGCTCTGGGTCGACGCCCACGCTGACGTCAACCTGGGCAAGACTTCACCTTCGGGAAATATGCACGGGATGCCGGTCTCATTCCACCTCAGGGAACTCGCGGAGCAGGTTAACCGGCTGCCGGACCAGTGGCCGAAGCCGTG CATCTCCGCACAACACATCAGTTACATCGGACTGAGAGATCTGGACCCCGGCGAGGT ACGAATGATAAAGGACATGGGCATCCAAGCCTTTTGGGCGAGTGACGTCGAACGCCTAGGACTACCAGCTGTTCTGAGCATGTGTATGGAGCACCTGCAGCCCTCGGAGAAGCGGCCCCTCCACATATCCTTCGACATCGATGCTCTGGATCCTATGGAGGCCCCGAGCACAGGAACGCCAG TACGCGGCGGCCTAACCTTACGAGAGGGGCTGACCATCGCCGAGACAGCACGAGCCACGGGACACCTCCGCGCCTTCGACATGGTTGAAGTGAACCCCGACTTGGGCAACCAGAACGACGCCAACCTCACTTCACAAGCTGCTCGCCTCGTTATCCTATCTGCTCTGGCTGGATATAGGGGTGCCTAG